A stretch of Sinimarinibacterium sp. NLF-5-8 DNA encodes these proteins:
- a CDS encoding fatty acid desaturase, giving the protein MNGRQLDLSSLSDAQRAELDHLTHRHGTSWITVGLWIAVMGIYLASDILAVLRIIPLWAGMLINCTVGYFIFSVVHDGVHYAICRNKRLNDAIAQSAVLLGAPYLSLPLFRWGHLKHHRHTNDPVHDPDFALHGVWWTLPFRWAFIDLIYLIHLLQHGDTLARQSLRASIPWIGATLALLAALIVSGYGLEVLMLWFIPSRAIFITLGFSFFWLPHVPHDTRQADNFTRATTVRIGHEWLMAPLLQWQHVHLIHHLYPTTPFYNNAKVWRLIEPVLRQRDLAIQQGFAIQPQLHPAAESAPPTL; this is encoded by the coding sequence ATGAATGGTCGCCAACTCGATCTCTCCAGCCTCAGCGACGCACAACGTGCCGAGCTGGATCATCTGACCCATCGCCACGGCACTTCGTGGATCACCGTCGGCTTGTGGATTGCGGTGATGGGCATCTATCTGGCATCCGACATCCTCGCGGTACTGCGCATCATCCCGCTATGGGCGGGCATGCTGATCAACTGCACAGTCGGCTATTTCATCTTTTCTGTCGTCCACGACGGCGTGCACTACGCCATCTGCCGTAACAAACGCTTGAACGATGCGATTGCCCAGAGCGCGGTACTGCTGGGGGCACCGTATCTGAGCCTGCCGCTGTTCCGCTGGGGACACCTCAAGCATCACCGCCACACCAACGATCCCGTCCACGATCCTGATTTTGCCTTGCACGGCGTCTGGTGGACGCTGCCGTTTCGCTGGGCGTTCATCGACCTGATCTATCTGATTCATCTGTTGCAACACGGCGACACCCTGGCACGTCAGAGTCTGCGCGCCTCGATCCCGTGGATCGGTGCAACCCTGGCGCTGCTTGCCGCACTGATCGTCAGCGGTTACGGCCTGGAGGTGCTGATGCTGTGGTTCATTCCTTCGCGCGCGATCTTCATCACGCTGGGCTTCAGTTTCTTCTGGCTGCCGCATGTGCCGCACGACACCCGCCAGGCCGACAACTTCACCCGCGCCACCACCGTGCGCATCGGTCACGAATGGCTGATGGCGCCGCTGTTGCAGTGGCAGCACGTCCATCTGATTCACCACCTTTACCCGACCACGCCGTTCTACAACAACGCAAAAGTCTGGCGGCTGATCGAACCGGTACTGCGCCAGCGTGATCTGGCCATCCAACAGGGGTTTGCCATCCAGCCACAGCTGCATCCGGCAGCCGAGTCTGCGCCGCCGACCCTCTAG
- a CDS encoding NAD(P)-dependent alcohol dehydrogenase, whose product MANTAAYAAFSAAAPLAPWTLDRRAPTARDVAIEILYCGVCHSDLHAARGDWRGIQYPFVPGHEIVGRVTAVGSQVTQHKQGDVVGVGCLVDSCLHCDSCAEGLEQHCENGAVGTYNGKDKHSGGVTYGGYSTQIVVDEHFVLKIPAGMDLAAAAPLLCAGITTYSPLRRWNVQAGMTVGVVGLGGLGHMAIKLAHAMGARVLLFTTRASKAEDGQRLGADEVVVSTDAAQMKSARRRCDVIIDTVAAPHDLDPYVNALKRSGTLVLIGIPDQPHPGFNVGNIVFHRRNISGSQIGGIAETQEMLDFCAAHNITADIEMIAMQDINSAYARMLKSDVRYRFVIDMATLRQ is encoded by the coding sequence ATGGCCAATACCGCCGCTTATGCCGCTTTTTCTGCTGCCGCGCCGCTGGCACCGTGGACGCTGGATCGGCGCGCGCCGACCGCGCGCGATGTGGCGATCGAGATTTTGTACTGCGGCGTTTGTCATTCTGATTTGCACGCCGCGCGCGGGGATTGGCGCGGGATTCAGTACCCGTTTGTTCCGGGGCATGAAATCGTCGGGCGCGTCACGGCCGTCGGCAGTCAGGTGACGCAGCACAAGCAGGGCGATGTGGTCGGCGTTGGTTGTCTGGTCGATAGCTGCCTGCACTGCGACAGTTGCGCCGAGGGGTTGGAGCAGCACTGCGAAAACGGCGCCGTTGGCACTTACAACGGCAAAGACAAACACAGCGGTGGCGTGACCTACGGCGGCTATTCCACGCAGATTGTCGTGGATGAGCACTTTGTGCTGAAAATCCCCGCCGGCATGGATCTGGCGGCAGCCGCGCCGCTGTTGTGCGCGGGCATCACCACCTACTCGCCGCTGCGCCGCTGGAATGTGCAGGCCGGCATGACCGTGGGCGTTGTCGGGCTGGGCGGTCTGGGGCATATGGCGATCAAACTGGCCCATGCGATGGGCGCGCGCGTGCTGCTCTTTACGACCCGCGCCAGCAAGGCCGAGGACGGCCAGCGGCTGGGCGCGGATGAGGTGGTGGTTTCCACCGATGCGGCGCAGATGAAAAGCGCGCGCCGCCGCTGCGATGTGATCATCGACACCGTTGCTGCACCGCATGATCTGGACCCTTACGTCAATGCCCTCAAGCGCAGCGGCACACTGGTTCTGATCGGTATTCCCGACCAGCCGCATCCGGGCTTTAATGTTGGCAACATCGTGTTTCATCGCCGCAACATCAGCGGCTCGCAGATCGGCGGCATTGCCGAAACCCAGGAGATGCTGGATTTCTGTGCTGCGCACAACATCACCGCCGATATTGAAATGATTGCCATGCAGGACATCAACAGCGCCTACGCGCGCATGCTCAAAAGCGATGTGCGCTATCGCTTCGTCATCGATATGGCAACGCTCAGGCAATAG
- a CDS encoding DUF305 domain-containing protein, with the protein MRGIAVLLCAWVAGLACGWGICAWQAQPAADARPLPSAIDIGFAQAMMVHHQQAVEMAQLMLDGKPTQLARIARQIAANQLLEWGELRGWLKLWEAPFVPESGRLMDWMLLGARAPDAALTQYLLDCQRAPTGMAGMASDAALMQLRDGNGGARDRLFVRLMLAHHQAAIPMIEFALAEARIPAVRALATQMFDDQSREIRQLLLTQAALRHGSAVTDEPDEAVILQDIP; encoded by the coding sequence ATGCGCGGCATCGCCGTTTTACTGTGCGCCTGGGTGGCGGGTCTGGCCTGCGGCTGGGGCATTTGCGCATGGCAGGCGCAGCCCGCGGCGGATGCACGGCCTCTGCCGAGTGCGATCGACATCGGCTTTGCCCAGGCGATGATGGTGCATCACCAGCAGGCGGTTGAAATGGCGCAGTTGATGCTCGACGGCAAGCCCACGCAACTGGCGCGCATTGCCCGGCAAATTGCGGCGAATCAGTTATTGGAATGGGGCGAGCTGCGCGGCTGGCTCAAGCTTTGGGAGGCTCCGTTCGTGCCCGAATCGGGACGGCTGATGGACTGGATGCTGCTGGGCGCGCGCGCGCCGGATGCGGCACTGACGCAGTATTTGCTGGACTGCCAGCGCGCGCCCACGGGCATGGCGGGGATGGCCAGCGATGCGGCGCTGATGCAGTTGCGGGATGGGAACGGGGGCGCGCGCGATCGCTTGTTTGTGCGTTTGATGCTGGCGCATCATCAAGCGGCCATCCCGATGATCGAGTTTGCGCTGGCCGAAGCCCGAATCCCTGCGGTGCGCGCGCTGGCCACGCAGATGTTTGACGATCAAAGTCGCGAGATCCGGCAGCTTTTACTGACACAAGCGGCATTGAGGCACGGCTCGGCGGTCACAGATGAGCCTGATGAGGCTGTTATTCTTCAAGATATTCCATAA
- a CDS encoding DcaP family trimeric outer membrane transporter, translating to MTDLLTQTRAHPRRAGRARIQGTALALTCCGALLLTPLAQAAGNVALGGWIKASGSFTHFSDGPVAQGVIRDIYMPVAVPVVPGSQGRSYFDGQAKDTRLWLNGDTRIQGHTVKAYVEFDFQAFQNNTPSEATTNAYSPALRRAFITMDDWLIGQEWTTFHNLAATPEGVDYIGPVDGMVFVRQVQLRYSHGPWQLALENPQTTVAANGTAAFANTDDNTLPDAVVRYNFNAGGNSFSMAALARQLSARSGGNNDTNAGFGGSFAGKVKVGDKDDVRFTVSGGSGIGRYLGGQLIGDAAIDTRGELARSKAINGFIAYRHVWGGTWRSTVTASAFHARRDAAFGGATSRHVTSGTANLLYTPLEAITLGAEFRYAKRKVMNDESGDFKRLQLMARYDF from the coding sequence ATGACGGATTTATTGACGCAAACACGAGCACACCCCCGCCGCGCAGGCCGCGCGCGCATCCAGGGCACAGCGCTGGCCTTGACCTGCTGCGGCGCATTGCTGCTCACGCCGCTGGCGCAGGCGGCGGGCAATGTTGCGCTGGGGGGCTGGATCAAAGCCTCCGGCTCGTTCACCCATTTCAGCGATGGCCCGGTGGCGCAGGGGGTGATTCGCGACATCTACATGCCCGTGGCGGTGCCAGTGGTGCCGGGCAGCCAGGGACGCAGTTACTTTGATGGCCAGGCCAAAGACACGCGGCTGTGGCTCAACGGTGATACCCGAATCCAGGGGCATACGGTCAAAGCCTATGTGGAGTTTGACTTTCAGGCCTTCCAGAACAACACCCCCAGCGAAGCCACCACCAATGCCTACAGCCCGGCACTGCGGCGCGCGTTCATCACCATGGACGACTGGCTGATCGGACAGGAATGGACCACCTTCCACAACCTTGCCGCCACCCCTGAAGGTGTCGATTACATCGGCCCGGTGGACGGCATGGTGTTTGTCCGCCAGGTGCAGCTGCGCTACAGCCACGGCCCCTGGCAACTGGCGCTGGAAAATCCGCAAACCACGGTCGCCGCCAACGGCACGGCCGCGTTTGCCAACACCGATGACAACACCCTGCCGGACGCGGTGGTGCGCTATAACTTCAATGCGGGCGGCAACAGCTTCAGCATGGCTGCACTCGCGCGCCAGTTGAGCGCGCGCAGTGGCGGCAACAACGACACCAATGCCGGCTTTGGCGGCAGTTTTGCGGGCAAGGTCAAGGTGGGCGACAAAGACGATGTGCGCTTCACCGTCAGCGGGGGCAGTGGCATCGGACGTTATTTGGGCGGCCAGCTCATCGGCGACGCCGCCATTGATACGCGCGGCGAACTTGCCCGCAGCAAAGCCATCAACGGCTTCATCGCCTATCGCCACGTCTGGGGTGGTACTTGGCGCAGTACCGTCACCGCCTCGGCGTTTCATGCCAGGCGTGACGCTGCTTTTGGCGGCGCCACTTCACGGCACGTCACCTCCGGCACCGCCAATCTGCTGTACACCCCTTTGGAAGCCATCACCCTCGGCGCAGAGTTCCGCTATGCCAAACGTAAAGTCATGAACGACGAGTCCGGCGACTTCAAACGCCTGCAACTGATGGCGCGCTACGATTTTTGA
- a CDS encoding TonB-dependent receptor — protein MLTFLLIAALGAPAQTAAIDLTADAMNDSTTTLAHAQALDPIVVVASRTAEPLSQVVASVVQIDRAQMDQQMVRDLDSLVRFVPGISVPSDAHRFGARGLSIRGLSGNRVHMVVDDVPLGDEFSVGQFAAAGRDWVDLEAVGRVEIQRGPASTLYGSDALAGAVVFRTLDPADVLAGADAALRLRSGFDGADDSMLTQMRWAGQWQNGWQAMLLASQRLGHHPDNNAAEADNSANPARARRRSVLGKIVHDAGAAGHYTATFDFSQEKRSTAVNSLRFGSGRFNTTYQLDADDAQRRARASLAGAWAPNRSAMDHLQARVYVQRGDVRQDSAQFRHADAATAFESLRERTFAYRAQTIGAALQGQAYGQWGALSHWQVYGVDVARTRYQGLRDGLEINLDSGQTSAVILGEALPVRDFPTTDSDRAALYWQDQMRLGTVTLIPGVRAEYNALRARPDAVFRDDFADMPVVNVHANQMTPKLAVRWQVSPHHSVFAQYARGFRAPPFGDVNIALTLPTFNYEVRANPELKAERSQGLELGWRFIGSTWRGSVAVFDNRYRDLIESRANLGVDPASGALVFQSVNRDRARIRGLEAEGLWHITPAARAPAWRVRAAFSSARGDDQRVQQPLNSVDPAQLTMGLQLTWAGDAHGLELASVATRRKTRIDHSAGAQFAAPGWLRWDAYFWVAPWPRVQINAGIVNLGNHRYWEWSGVQGVAPTDPDVDFYSRPGRHASVTLALDF, from the coding sequence ATGCTTACTTTTTTATTGATTGCAGCACTGGGAGCGCCAGCGCAGACTGCGGCGATCGACCTGACGGCCGATGCCATGAACGATTCCACCACCACTCTGGCGCATGCGCAGGCTTTGGATCCGATCGTCGTGGTGGCCAGCCGCACTGCCGAACCTCTGAGCCAGGTCGTGGCCAGCGTGGTGCAGATTGATCGCGCGCAGATGGATCAGCAGATGGTGCGCGATCTGGACAGCCTGGTACGGTTTGTTCCCGGCATTTCAGTGCCCAGCGATGCCCATCGGTTTGGCGCGCGCGGTCTGTCGATACGCGGTCTGTCCGGCAACCGTGTTCACATGGTGGTCGATGATGTGCCTCTGGGCGATGAGTTCAGCGTAGGGCAGTTTGCTGCGGCTGGCCGCGACTGGGTGGATCTGGAAGCCGTCGGCCGTGTCGAAATCCAGCGCGGGCCGGCATCCACCCTGTACGGCAGTGATGCCCTGGCCGGCGCGGTGGTGTTTCGGACACTCGATCCTGCCGATGTCCTGGCCGGTGCCGATGCTGCGCTGCGGTTGCGCAGCGGGTTTGACGGGGCAGACGACAGCATGCTCACGCAGATGCGCTGGGCCGGGCAATGGCAGAACGGCTGGCAGGCGATGCTGCTGGCCTCGCAGCGGCTGGGGCATCACCCCGATAACAACGCCGCAGAGGCTGACAACAGTGCCAATCCGGCGCGGGCGCGTCGCCGCAGTGTGCTGGGGAAAATCGTGCACGATGCCGGCGCTGCCGGGCATTACACCGCCACTTTTGATTTCAGTCAGGAAAAGCGCAGCACAGCGGTCAACTCGCTGCGGTTTGGCAGTGGTCGTTTCAATACCACCTATCAGCTTGATGCCGACGATGCCCAGCGTCGCGCGCGCGCCAGTCTGGCCGGAGCATGGGCACCGAATCGGTCTGCGATGGACCACCTGCAAGCGCGCGTGTATGTCCAGCGCGGTGATGTCCGGCAGGACAGTGCGCAGTTTCGTCATGCCGATGCCGCCACCGCGTTTGAGTCACTGCGTGAGCGAACCTTTGCCTATCGCGCGCAAACCATTGGCGCCGCGCTGCAAGGACAGGCATACGGCCAGTGGGGCGCGCTTTCTCACTGGCAGGTATACGGCGTGGATGTGGCGCGTACACGCTATCAAGGGCTGCGCGATGGGCTGGAAATCAATCTGGACAGTGGCCAGACCTCCGCCGTGATTCTTGGCGAGGCGCTGCCGGTGCGTGATTTTCCGACCACCGACAGCGACCGCGCTGCGCTGTATTGGCAGGATCAAATGCGGCTCGGCACGGTGACTCTGATCCCCGGGGTGCGCGCCGAATACAACGCCTTGCGCGCGCGCCCTGATGCGGTGTTCCGGGATGATTTTGCCGATATGCCGGTGGTCAATGTGCACGCCAATCAAATGACACCCAAGCTGGCTGTGCGCTGGCAGGTCAGCCCGCATCACAGTGTGTTTGCGCAATACGCGCGCGGCTTTCGTGCACCGCCGTTCGGGGATGTCAACATCGCGTTGACACTGCCGACATTCAACTATGAGGTGCGCGCAAACCCTGAGCTCAAAGCGGAGCGCAGCCAGGGACTGGAACTCGGCTGGCGGTTCATCGGCAGCACCTGGCGCGGCAGCGTTGCCGTGTTTGATAACCGCTATCGGGATCTCATCGAGTCGCGCGCTAATCTCGGGGTTGACCCGGCCAGCGGGGCGCTGGTGTTTCAATCGGTCAACCGTGATCGCGCGCGCATTCGGGGGCTTGAAGCAGAAGGCCTGTGGCACATCACTCCCGCAGCGCGCGCGCCCGCATGGCGGGTTCGCGCGGCATTTTCAAGTGCGCGCGGGGATGATCAGCGTGTGCAGCAGCCGCTGAACAGCGTTGATCCGGCGCAGCTGACGATGGGTTTGCAACTCACCTGGGCCGGCGATGCCCACGGCCTTGAGCTGGCCAGCGTGGCCACGCGACGCAAAACCCGCATTGATCACAGCGCCGGTGCGCAATTTGCCGCGCCCGGATGGCTGCGCTGGGATGCCTATTTCTGGGTGGCCCCATGGCCGCGCGTGCAGATCAACGCCGGCATCGTCAATCTGGGCAATCATCGGTATTGGGAGTGGAGCGGTGTCCAGGGGGTTGCGCCCACGGATCCTGATGTGGACTTTTACAGCCGTCCCGGCCGCCATGCCTCGGTGACATTGGCGCTGGATTTTTAG
- a CDS encoding TetR/AcrR family transcriptional regulator, producing MARQQLSAEAEHDMRCQLVDAGLALYRSAGLEAVSLRRLADAVGISHTLPYRYFADKDALLAAMRCACVRAFDQALCRSLTAAAAPETHLRRFAAAYVDYACQHTADYLLIFTTEQPPPSQYPALLAARQAPFERAVVVVQAAIDAELIDGEARTVAHQFWIMLHGLMTLHAANQLVHGRTVTELIDPLLTRILTAHRRETP from the coding sequence ATGGCCCGACAACAACTCTCTGCAGAAGCCGAACACGACATGCGCTGCCAATTGGTAGACGCCGGCCTTGCGCTGTATCGCAGCGCCGGATTAGAGGCCGTGAGCTTGCGTCGGCTGGCGGATGCCGTTGGCATCAGCCACACCCTGCCGTACCGCTACTTTGCCGACAAGGATGCACTGCTCGCCGCCATGCGCTGCGCCTGCGTGCGCGCCTTTGATCAGGCTCTGTGCCGCAGCCTGACGGCGGCAGCAGCGCCGGAGACGCATCTTCGCCGCTTTGCCGCCGCCTACGTTGATTACGCCTGCCAGCACACCGCCGATTACCTGCTGATCTTTACCACCGAGCAGCCCCCGCCGAGCCAGTATCCGGCGCTGCTGGCGGCACGACAGGCACCGTTTGAACGGGCCGTGGTGGTGGTGCAGGCGGCCATTGACGCCGAGTTGATCGACGGCGAGGCACGCACGGTTGCCCACCAGTTCTGGATCATGCTGCACGGCTTGATGACCTTGCACGCTGCCAATCAGCTGGTGCACGGACGTACGGTGACTGAGCTGATCGACCCGCTGCTGACCCGCATCCTGACCGCCCATCGCCGAGAAACGCCATGA
- a CDS encoding YegP family protein: MAGWYELSKSKDGQFRFVLKAGNSETILTSELYTTRAAAENGIASVQKNAPLDERYERKEASNGKPFFNLKAANHQIIGTSQLYTSSATRDKGIASVQSNGPTETVKDLIN, translated from the coding sequence ATGGCAGGATGGTATGAACTGAGCAAGAGCAAAGATGGGCAGTTTCGTTTTGTGCTCAAGGCCGGCAACAGCGAAACGATTTTGACCAGCGAGCTGTACACCACGCGCGCGGCCGCCGAAAACGGGATTGCCTCAGTGCAAAAGAACGCACCGCTGGACGAGCGTTATGAACGCAAGGAAGCCAGCAACGGCAAGCCGTTTTTCAATCTCAAGGCCGCCAACCATCAGATCATTGGCACCAGCCAGCTCTACACGTCGTCGGCCACGCGCGACAAAGGCATTGCCTCGGTGCAAAGCAATGGCCCGACCGAAACAGTTAAAGACTTGATTAATTGA
- a CDS encoding arsenate reductase gives MSITLYGIKNCDTVKRARARLTAEGIDYTFHDFKSQGLTAARAQQWLDAVGGDVLINRRGTTWRKLDDTARAQAQTHAAELLAQNPSLVKRPVIEYPGGTQVGFAAQDEAAIVAALRR, from the coding sequence ATGAGCATCACCCTCTACGGCATCAAAAACTGCGACACCGTCAAACGCGCCCGCGCGCGCCTGACCGCCGAAGGCATTGACTACACGTTTCACGATTTCAAAAGTCAGGGATTGACTGCCGCGCGCGCGCAGCAATGGCTGGATGCCGTGGGCGGCGACGTGCTGATCAACCGCCGTGGCACCACCTGGCGCAAATTGGACGACACCGCGCGCGCGCAGGCACAAACCCACGCCGCCGAACTGCTGGCGCAAAACCCCAGCCTGGTCAAACGCCCGGTCATCGAATACCCCGGCGGCACACAGGTGGGCTTTGCCGCGCAGGACGAGGCGGCGATCGTGGCGGCGCTGCGCCGCTAA
- a CDS encoding LVIVD repeat-containing protein → MKRLTIKWAWVAGVSLLLGACGGGVDAEGNPIAVEPLAGATPQGVCGPGSRPEPGMQGRVSQEDHDSGRAAEGYTCNAELVGEFFERNPIGTVGGFKVERYVDKAGHECAYYDTTLVVGTNLFDGEAGVNVLDMSDPANPVRTARLITPAMLSPHESLVVSQEAGVLAAVLGTPAFGPGAVDVYDLEPDCRKPKLRGLGLLSGILGHESGLSPDGKTFYSSSPGTPTLTAVDITSKLTPRRIKTFPYRSHGLSISDDGNRAYLAFGSKNYQPSQGVLILDVSEIQARKPDPQVYEVGRVTWPEQTIPQNAIPFTRDGKPFLLEIDEYSANDGLIASHGRKVGAGRIIDISDETRPVVISNLRLAVHEPENRDEIGKDPGARMIAQGYAGHYCNIPTRVNPDIAACSMIVSGLRVFDIRDPYNPREVAYFNAPVKPRLVQVPVLLEPSNWAMSSPSFVPQRKEIWYSDGFSGFYAVRLTNGVW, encoded by the coding sequence ATGAAAAGGTTGACGATCAAATGGGCCTGGGTTGCCGGCGTTTCGCTGCTGCTGGGCGCTTGTGGCGGCGGGGTGGATGCCGAAGGTAATCCGATTGCGGTCGAGCCGCTGGCCGGTGCCACGCCACAGGGGGTGTGCGGCCCCGGTTCGCGCCCCGAACCCGGGATGCAGGGGCGGGTGAGCCAGGAGGATCACGACAGTGGCCGTGCCGCCGAAGGCTACACCTGCAACGCCGAGCTGGTGGGCGAGTTTTTTGAGCGCAACCCGATCGGCACCGTTGGCGGCTTCAAGGTCGAGCGCTACGTTGACAAGGCGGGGCACGAGTGCGCGTATTACGACACCACGCTGGTGGTGGGCACCAACCTGTTTGATGGTGAAGCCGGCGTCAACGTGCTCGACATGTCCGATCCCGCAAACCCCGTGCGCACTGCGCGCCTGATCACGCCGGCGATGCTGTCGCCGCATGAATCGTTGGTGGTGTCACAAGAGGCGGGGGTTCTGGCGGCGGTGCTGGGCACCCCGGCGTTTGGCCCCGGCGCCGTGGATGTGTATGACCTGGAGCCGGATTGCCGCAAGCCCAAACTGCGCGGGCTGGGCTTGCTCAGCGGCATTCTGGGGCACGAAAGCGGCCTGTCCCCCGACGGCAAAACCTTTTACTCGTCCTCCCCCGGCACGCCGACGCTGACCGCGGTGGACATCACCAGCAAGCTCACGCCCCGGCGGATCAAAACGTTTCCGTATCGCTCGCATGGGTTGTCGATCAGCGACGACGGCAATCGTGCGTATTTGGCGTTTGGCTCCAAAAACTACCAGCCGTCGCAAGGCGTGCTGATTCTGGACGTGTCCGAGATTCAGGCGCGCAAGCCCGATCCGCAGGTTTATGAAGTCGGGCGGGTGACCTGGCCGGAGCAGACCATTCCACAAAACGCGATTCCGTTCACCCGCGATGGCAAGCCGTTTTTGCTGGAGATCGACGAGTATTCCGCCAATGACGGCCTGATTGCCTCGCATGGCCGCAAGGTGGGGGCGGGACGCATCATCGACATCAGTGATGAAACCCGGCCCGTTGTGATCTCGAACCTGCGTCTGGCTGTGCACGAGCCGGAAAACCGCGATGAGATTGGCAAAGACCCCGGCGCGCGCATGATTGCCCAGGGCTATGCCGGGCATTACTGCAACATTCCCACGCGGGTGAACCCCGACATCGCTGCGTGCAGCATGATTGTTTCGGGGCTGCGCGTATTCGATATCCGCGATCCGTACAATCCCCGGGAAGTCGCCTATTTCAATGCGCCGGTGAAGCCGCGTCTGGTGCAGGTGCCGGTGCTGCTGGAACCCAGCAACTGGGCGATGTCCAGTCCCTCGTTTGTGCCACAGCGCAAGGAGATCTGGTACTCCGACGGCTTCAGCGGTTTTTATGCCGTGCGGCTGACCAATGGCGTCTGGTAG